The nucleotide window CTTTCTCGCTGGATTCATGCAGTGAAAAGACCTATCCCGGGATAAGGGTGAACGCAAAGTATGAAAAAACTTTCAGAAATCTTAAAAGGTTTGTTGAAAAAAGAGACAGGGGCGAAATCCGTATTCGGGATATCCTCGCCAACTTCGCCATCCAAGCCACGAATTACCGTGAGATCGGCGAATTCATCGAATACACGCATTCTCTCGGCATACGGGCCAACTTCACCATGGTCACCGGGACATTTGAGCTGCTCGACCGTATCGATGAGGTCGAGGCCTGCCTCCGTGCGGGGGCGGCGAAAGCCGAGGCGCTGGGTGAGAAACTTACTGCCGTTGAACTGGTATATCTTTTAAAAAAACTGCCGGATTATGCGGAGAAGCTGCGAAAGCAGCGAATGTATTTCAAGCTGTTCAAGATTGTCGACCGTGAAAAGGTGGTAAGTTTTTTCCAGAAGCATAACCGGTTGAAAAAAACACTGAGAAAAATCATCGGGATATGAGGCAAAAAAATAATACGGTTGAAACGATACCCGATATTGCTTTTATCCCTCCGAAATACTATTATAAAAAAGCTTATTGGCAGGAATCGGTTACATTGAACAGATAAAGTTATCCGATTATGTTATTTGATAAGTATTTTTGAAAATATTGCCTGTTAATGCAATTTAGATCCTGAAACGAGTTCAGGATGACACGTGTCATGCCGAACTTGTTTCGGCATCTATCACTAATCACTAACCTTATCTAATAGCATTACAGGATAAAGTCTTTCTTTCGGAGGATTCCTTGGATAACGCTCTAACTTCCACAAACCTGCCGGGAGTTCCCCTCTATGCGCGCGGAAAGGTCCGCGATGTTTACGATCTGGGAGACAGGCTCCTCATCATAGCCACCGACCGTATCAGCGCATTCGACTGCATCATGCCGAACGGCATACCCGGCAAAGGGGAAATCCTTACCGAAATGTCCCTTTTCTGGTTTGACCTGGTGAGCGGCATCGTTCCCAATCACCTGGTCGCTTCACGTGTCGAAGAATACCCTGAATTCCTCCGCTCATACCGTGACCTTCTCGACGGCCGCTCCATGATCGTACGGAAGGCTGAACGCATCGATGTGGAATGCATCGTTCGCGGCTACCTTTCCGGAAGCGGCTGGAAGGAATACCGTCAAACCGGAGCTATTTGCGGTATAAAGCTCCCTTCCGGCCTGATGGAGTCACAGAAGCTTCCCGAAAATATTTTCACCCCTTCGACCAAGGCGGACTCCGGTCATGACCTGAATGTCGGTTTCGCGGTGGTGGAGGAAATGACAGGCCGAAAACTCGCTGCGGAAATACGCGATCTCTCGCTTGCCGTGTATGAGAAGGCGCGGGTTTATGCGGAAACCAGAAATATCATAATCGCGGACACCAAGTTCGAATTCGGCCGGGTGAACGGGAAAACCATTCTGATCGATGAAATCCTCTCTCCGGATTCCTCACGGTTCTGGCCGCGCGCTTCTTACTGTCCCGGCGGTCCTCAACCCTCGTTCGACAAGCAGTTCGTGCGGGATTACCTGGAAACGCTCGACTGGGATAAAACTCCTCCGGCGCCAGCCCTCCCGGAGGAGATTATCCGAAAGACCCTGGAAAAATACCGTGAAGCAAGAGATCTTCTTTTGGGAAAGAAATCTGAACCATGATTCATCTCGCCTACTTGGGGAAGGCAGCCC belongs to Candidatus Latescibacter sp. and includes:
- a CDS encoding phosphoribosylaminoimidazolesuccinocarboxamide synthase; translated protein: MDNALTSTNLPGVPLYARGKVRDVYDLGDRLLIIATDRISAFDCIMPNGIPGKGEILTEMSLFWFDLVSGIVPNHLVASRVEEYPEFLRSYRDLLDGRSMIVRKAERIDVECIVRGYLSGSGWKEYRQTGAICGIKLPSGLMESQKLPENIFTPSTKADSGHDLNVGFAVVEEMTGRKLAAEIRDLSLAVYEKARVYAETRNIIIADTKFEFGRVNGKTILIDEILSPDSSRFWPRASYCPGGPQPSFDKQFVRDYLETLDWDKTPPAPALPEEIIRKTLEKYREARDLLLGKKSEP